The DNA sequence cgtcggccatgatgaatatcgccgacgatggagcgactcctctaacaaaatgttcacctgtgctgtagtatcatttttgaagcgggaagctaaaaaaaacgcaaatttcttacgcagattgtgaagttatgagtgcatttcagattttgccgatgcgctcattgtgatttttgaggcattatctacaagaaacaactcttatttttgctctagcaaaagtttgcaacaggcccatttcgaACTCACACAATGTAATAGTGCTGGTCAAAAAAGATTTTGTGGCCTAAAGAGGGAAATAATATTTCTGAAATGTGCGTTGCTTCAGACAAGGAATTACTGAAGGAAAACCAGGACGAAAAGATAACTTACAGGTATTAAACTTCTGTGATTTCCCCAATTCATAGTAACCTTTCAACCGATGCAGTACTGAAGTGCGATCGCTCTGAGTCCTACCAAACTTTGCCAACACCTGATTACGATCCTATCCATTCATTAttgtcagaaaaataaaaaacaccaACTGACAGCGTAAAAGAGGATTTAACCTACCTGTTCCTTTCCAAGTGCTTCCTGATGGAGACAGCCTTCTTGATTAAACAGTACAAATCTTCAGGTAAAGATGGAGCAAGACCCAAAGCTCTCATGATTCTGAGAATCTTGTTTCCTGATACAACTTTTAAGTATCGTGAGATgttgttttcaaaaactaatTTGACTTGTGACACTCCATGAGAATCTCGCAGGATTACACCTGAAAAAGGGttaaataatatattttcatccacTACCATTTAGACATCAATCACTTACAGCATAGTCGGGTTTATTTTAGATTCTTAATAAATCAGGAATACTGAAGCAATACTTAAACAATACGAACACTTGGAGACTAATCTTTTTGTTCGagtctgatttttttcagagcTGGTAGTTTAGTTTGTGTACCTTCCAACCAAATTAGGTTTTTTGATGCAGTTGCTTCAGGTTGCCGGACAAACTGTGCGTTGATTTGGTTCACTTTTGAGCCTaatatagaaaaaataaaaaaagagaaagagaggaatTCTTACCAATTTTGGATGGGGTGAAACCTTTCTTCGCCAGTTTGTAAATGTGTTCTTTGACATCTTCTGGTGTTAATTTCAGCCAGTTGGGAATGGACCGCCGGTATGGGAGGGCAGACTGGGATATACCCTTGCTAGAGAACAGAAACATAGTAAAGAGAACATGAAGACTTGTCATTGAATGTCCATGATTGTACCTTTTATTACGGGGATTTTCAGCACATGCTGGGTGAGTTCATTGAACAAGAAATAAACTCAAGCGCCATTTTAACTATTACAACTTTAAGAGCTCTATCCATTGTTGATGAGACAGAAGGATGAATGGAACTGCATTGAACAGACAATTGTCCAAATGGCTGGATGCACTCTGAAGCTGTGGTTGACTggcataatggaccactagacaaggtacgaagttaagcattctgatatatgtttcttaaccaatttttgacgcagaacacgattcgtgcaacaaaAGTTGACTCCTGACCAAGAAATTTAAGGTTTCTTGACGCATAGATTCAAACCTCCCACTCAGGAAAATGCAAGGGTCTGCGTACGTCAGATCGCACACTAACAGTTGTCATGGCTGTCTTTGCGAAACGAAAAGATGGCAACCTCGATCTAGACTATTTGACTCAGCCAAATTGTTTACTctttgaacaataaagggtAGGAGGGAACAATGCTTGATTGTGCTAAAACCGTTGTAAGGGGCGATAGaaatcacgtagagtattgtgttCCTTGTGCCCTGGCTGTTCGGATTACCcgtgaccaatgtaaaattaaaatgttaatatcctacttaggagttgatttcagtaatttttgatgaaagaatTGTGTTCTACATAAAATTATGGTTAAGAAATGTGtatcggaatgcttaaattagtaccttgtccagtggtccattaatGAGAGAAT is a window from the Bemisia tabaci chromosome 5, PGI_BMITA_v3 genome containing:
- the RpS13 gene encoding small ribosomal subunit protein uS15 encodes the protein MGRMHAPGKGISQSALPYRRSIPNWLKLTPEDVKEHIYKLAKKGFTPSKIGVILRDSHGVSQVKLVFENNISRYLKVVSGNKILRIMRALGLAPSLPEDLYCLIKKAVSIRKHLERNRKDKDSKFRLILVESRIHRLARFYKLKRSLPPNWKYESSTASALVA